TGGGAACCGGGTCCCGGTAGGGGTTGTCGGTATGGGCTTGCAGGCCGAGACCCGTATAGGCCAGGTTGGTGGGGTTGACCTCGGTGCGGACCTCGAACAGCTTGCCGTAATTGGTTTCGCGCACATAGCCGAAGAGGTCGACGACCTTGAACAGCGCCCCTTCCTCGACCGGCCCGCCCTCGATCTTGCCGAAGCCGTAGCGCGCAACCTGCTCGATCCAGTGCTGAAACTCTGCGCCACGCCGGGTGAGCACCGGGTAGTTTCCGGTCGGGAGATCTTCCTGCAAGGCGGAATTCCAGGGCGTGACCTCGTCCGGGAGCCAGCCGCGTTCGGGTGGACCGGATACGTCATACTTGTGGGCGTCAAGCCAGGCCAAACTGTAGCCGACGGTCTTTTGTTCCGGAGCGAACGTCACGTTCACGGTATCGCCCTCCACCACCGCAGCGACGATCATGGTGTCGGCGGCTATGTCGCGCAAGGCAATCAGGCGCTGGCCGTTTCCCGGCGCCCGCGTCTCCGGATCCTGCGCATTGTCCCGGAGCCAGATGGCGTGAAAGCGGGCGGAGCCTTCATCGGAATGCAGGGTGAGGACAGCACCGTCCCGGCTGAGTGTCGTATGCATGGCGTTTCCTTCCCGACCGGCCGACCGAAGTGATTTCTTCCATCTGAGGCAAAAAGCTGCATAAATTCAAATCATAAAAACCCAAACTGAGCAGTGGTTTTCCTTATGGACGAGTCTTTCTACAAACTCCCGCCCCTGGAGTGGGTCCGTGCCTTCGAGGCCGCCGCCCGTCTGGGCAGCTTCACTGCGGCCGCAGCCGAAACCGGCCTGACCCAGCCGGCGATCAGCCAGCGGATCGGGCAGTTGGAGAAACACCTCGGCACGCAACTGTTCCTGCGACAGGCGCGCACGATTTCACTGACGGTCGATGGCGAAACCTGGCTGCCGCATGTTCAGGCGGCCTTGCGCACCTTGAGCGAAAGCGCCGAGTTGCTGTTTGCCAGCCGCCGGCTACGCCTGACCATCTCGGCCAGCCAGTCCGTGATTTCAATGTGGCTGGCCCCGCGGCTGGCCAGGGCTTGCGCGGCAACCGGCGCCCAGATTTCCGTGCAGTCCTATATCCTGGGCGGCCAGACCGCGACGACGGACACAACAATCCAGATCAGATACGGCTCCGGGGACTGGCCGCATCACTTTCAGCGTCCGCTTTACAAGGAAGCGCTCGCTCCCGTGTGCGCGCCGGAGCTGGCATGTGAAGATTGGACTGCCCTGCCCAGGATCGCCTGCACCGGACCGCGCCCTGATTGGGGTCAATTTTCCGAACGGTTCGGCATCCCCTCCACGCCGATACCCCGGATCAGGGTCGACACCTTGCACGGAGCAATCGCCGCGGCGAAGGCCGGACAGGGCGTCGCGCTCGGTTCGCTGGCGCTTTGTTCCGAGGAGATCAACGCCGGCTCGCTGATCCGCCTCGGCAACGATGTTTACGAACACGCCGAAACCTACTGGTTGCTGGCCTCGCGGAATGCGATCGGCGGGCGGCAATGGGACGCGCTTTCAAGCGAACTGGTGTCACCGTGATCAAGGAAGAAATGGAGACAGCCGGAAAACACGGAGCCATTCACAAAGGCATCTAGAACACCAGGTTCATGACCACCAGCGACACGACCAGAAACAGGACAGTCATGATCCCGCCACTCTTGATGAAATCCGTCACCTTGTAACCGGCCGGCCCCATGATGAGCGCGTTGACCTGGTGCGTCGGGATCAGGAAGGAATTTGATGTCGAAATTGCCACGGTGAGCGCGAATATGGCCGGATCGCCGCCAGCGGCGACCGCAATGGAGACCGCGAGCGGCACCAGAAGGACAGTCGCCCCCACATTGGACATGATGAGCGTGAACACCGTGGCCAGAACGGCAAGCCCCGCCTGCAGCAACCACACTGGCCAGCCGTGCAAGAGCAGAAGGATCTGTTGCGCAATCCACTCGGCGGTGCCGGATGTCTGAACCGCTTGCCCCAAGGGAATGAGACTGGCCAAAAGAAAGACCGTGCTCCAGCTCACGGCCTCGTAGGCGTCATCGATATCGAGAACCCCGGTGAGGATCATTCCGGCAGCACCCGTCAGCAGGCAAAGGGAAAGGCGCAAATCCGTGAGCAGGATCAGGGACAGGGACACAAGGAAGAAGAACAGGGCCCAGACGACCTTTTTCGGGCGGAGCTCCTCATGGGGAAAATCGGTCGTGACGACCACGAAGTCGCGATTTTGCGTCAGTCTCGTCAGCGCCTCCCAGGTCGTGAGAATCACGATCGTGTCTCCGGCGCGAAACGGGACCTCGGCGATCTGGGTCGGTTCATGGTCTTCCGTCGACACCAGGCTCAGCGTTTCTTCGCCGCGATGGATCGCAAGCATGCTCGCGCCATACGTCTTGCGGAAGACGACGTCGTGGGCGCACTTGCCGATGATCGAAGAACCCGGTGTCACGACGATTTCGGCCACGCCGGACTTGGTCGGGGCGTAATCCTCGGCAAAGACATCCAGCTTGTCGTGGAGGATGAAATTCGCATCCTCTACCATGTGCCGGACTTCCTTCGCGCGGCCGAGCACGGCCAGTCGGCAGGGCGTCGTGATCTTGGTCGTGATGACGGGCGCAAACCAGGTTTTCCCGTGGAAGGCGCTGCCGATGATGTAGACATGGTAACGCTCGATGACGTCATCGAAGGTTTGTCCCTCAACGGGATGTCCCGCAGGGATCGTGATCTCGAAGATGTCGGTCTTCAGACCGTAGATCTTCTTGAGATACTCCTTCATCGGCTGCGCGCTGGTGGCATCGCCGGCCTCCTGCTCCCCCGGCAGGATCCACCGGCCGAAGATCATGAAATACAAGATGCCCGAGGCGACGAGGGCGACGCCGACAGGTGTCACCGAAAACAGGCTGAATGTGCCCATCTGAGCCGTTTCCGGAAGCGACCGGTTGGCCGTCACGATCAGATCATTCAGCAGGATCAGCGGCGAGGATCCGACCATTGTCAGCGTTCCACCCAGGATCGCGCAGAAACCCATTGGCATCAGCAAACGGCTGAGCGGCAGTTCCGTGCGCACCGAGATACGGCTGACGACGGGCAGAAACAGGGCCGCGGCACCGACATTCTGCATGAACGAGGAGATGACACCGACCGTGCCCGAGACGATTGGAACGACCCGCGCCTCGGAACTGCCGCCGTGTTTCAGGATAAGGGCTGCGACCTTGCTCATCAGGCCGGTCTTGTCGAGCCCGGCGCCGATGATCATGACGGCTATGATCGAGACGACGGCATTGGACGCGAGCCCGTTGAACAACGTGCTGACATCCGCAAGGGAATGAAGACCGGGCATCTGGCTGAGAAGGCCGAGCAGCACCATGACCAGAATGGCCGCAAAATCGATACGAACGACTTCCGAGACGAACAGGACGACCGTGAAAACGAGCAGCCCCAGAACCACCATCATCGGATAGGTTAGAGTGATTGCCTCCACCTTGTGTGCCCCCCGGCATTTTGTTTTTGTCAGACCGAAGCGGATCGGCCCTTTTTTGCCTCAACCACCGGACCGGCGTGTTCGCGTGTCCGTGGCTGGCAGGCAGGCTAGCAAACTGAAAGACCGTAATCCATCCCGGAGCGGCCACATGTGGTCCTGTGTGTCCGCGCGCGTTCCACCGCTCGCCGGTCGCGGCGGGAAACGGACGCAGTGATGTCTACGTGAGCCCGGTCAGGCTTCCTCGTTATTGCGATCCCGCAAGGATCTTCGGGACCTTGTTTGGCCGCAGCCGATGGGCATCCGGCATGCCTTTGCCCAGAAGCGGGCGCAGATAGAGGCGGAACTCGTCCGTCACATCATGTCCGGACGCCGTGATGAATTCGTCGGGCATCGTCCGGGTCTTGCCGGCAACAAGTTCCAGCGGCACCAGTTCATAGTCCACGGAGTAGTGACCGGTGCGCTTGATCGTCACTGATCCGTCGCGATCACCGAACATGCCGTATTGAACCGCTTTCTCACCGACTTCGCGGGCTTCGTTCTGGTCGACATCGGAAACACATCCGACAAAACTGCGCTGGATATAACCGAGCGTATCGCCCCGGACCCGCGTGATCTTCAATTCCTGCTTGACCTTCTGCGTCAGCAAATCGGCCAGGGCACCGGTGCCCGACAATTGCACATTGCCGTGGGCGTCGCGTTCGATCTCGCTGGCCAGTTTGGCGATGATCGGTGTGCCGGAGCCGTCATGGATACCTTCGCTCACGGCAACGACGCAGCGCCCGTGCCGGTCATAGACGTCCTTGACGTCCCTGATGAACTTGTCGATCTCGAACGTGCGCTCGGGCATGTAGATGAGATGCGGGCCGTCATCGGAGAATTTCTTGCCCAGCGCCGAGGCGGCCGTGAGAAAGCCGGCATGGCGCCCCATCACGACACCGATATAGATGCCGGGCAACGCCGCATTGTCGAGATTGATGCCCATGAATGCCTGCGCCACATAGCGGGCAGCCGAGGGAAAACCGGGTGTGTGGTCATTCTCGACCAGGTCGTTGTCGATGGTCTTCGGAATGTGGATGCAGCGCATGTTGTAGTCGGCCTTGCGCGCTTCTTCATTCACGATCCGGACCGTATCCGAGGAATCGTTGCCGCCGGTGTAAAAGAAATAGCCGATCTGGTGCGCGCGCAGGACCTTGAAGAGTTCCTGGCAGTATTTCAGATCCGGCTTGTCCCGCGTCGAGCCAAGCGCCGAAGACGGCGTATCGGCGACCATTTCCAGATTGTGGGTCGTCTCCTGGGTCAGATCGTAGAAGTCCTCGTCCAGGATCCCCCGAACACCATGTACGGCGCCGTAGATCAACTCGACAGAGCGGAACTTTCGTGATTCAAGGACCGCGCCAACCATCGATTGGTTGATAACTGCGGTCGGACCGCCCCCCTGGGCCACAAGTACCTTGCCGTGAAACACGAAAATTCTCCTCTTCAATCCAGATCTAGGGTCAGGACCCATTAATTTGGTTGAATTGGCGCTGCAAACGGCAATGAGCTGCAAGGAAAAGCACGACAAGCGGGCTTCCTGCCCGGTTGAGCGGTTTGACGAAGCAGATCGAAGCCGTTTTTGCGTCCCGGAGGGATAGGGTACGGACACATAAATGAGACCGAAATGGTTTGAGGCGGATTGCTTCTCCACAAGGAGCGGAAGCGCAGGAAATGTGGTTCATTTTCAAGCCTTTCGCGACGCCGGGGAGGCGCAATCCGGTCAAATCCGAAGGACATGGAAATGGCTTCACCCCGTGGCGTCAGCGTGCTTGACCGGGCGGGAAGCCCGCTCCGCGCACACTTCCTAACGGGATTTCGCCATTTCGCATGCCATTTTAGTCTCATTTATGTGTCCGTACCCTATGTGGATTTGCCCGGCAACATCGTTGCAAACCTTTGGAAACCGGACGGTTTCCTGCAGCTTTGCGCCTCGTATCCGAACAAATTCATCCCTACCAATTCATCCAAATTAATGGGTCCTGACCCTAGAACCTCGCACCAATCATGGTCAGAGGACAAGCGCCCAGAGCAAATCAATTGCGTGTTGGATCATTTGATGCCGGAAGGACAATCGCGGACCGGGAGCAAGCCGCCCCAGGGTGGCGTCAGTGACCGGGAACGCGGATTTCCAGGTCCGCGAACAGTCCGGCGAAATCCGCCGGCGGCGTTCTGTCGGTCACGAGATAGTCTCCGGGTTTGAGCGTCGGTTGACGCAGCGCCGGCTTGCGCATTTGCGGCTCGAACTTGGAATGATCGACCGCCATGATCGCCCGTCCCGCATTCGCCAGCATCGCGCTCGCGATATCGACTTCGCATTGCTCGTGGACGAGGAAGCCCTTCCGGGCATCGACCAGCGACGCCGATAACAATACGTAGTCGACCTGCATGCGGTCGATGACCTCGAATGCCGACCGGTCGAAAGCCGCACCATCATGATCCCTGAGCTGCGTTCCCGCCATGGAGACATTGTTGCCCGGGATCATCGCAAGTGTGCTCGCCACATAGGCTGAATTGGTGACCACCGTAAGCTCACGGCGGCTTCGCAGCGCCTGTGCGACGAAACCGGATGTCGATCCGGTATCGATGGCGATGCTGTCGCCATCCTGAATGATTTTCACGACCTCTTCGGCGACCGCCACCTTGGCTTCCCGGTTCAGGTTCATGCGGGCGAGGTAAGGCAGATCGGCCGCCGACTTGGTCGAAACCAGTGCACCATGCACCTTCTGCAACGCGCCGCGGTCCACCAGGGGCCGTGAAACCCTGCGGATGGTCTGATCCGAAACGCCGAGAAGACGCGACAGTTCCTGCACGCTGACGGTGCCACGCATTTCCACGGTCTGCAGGAGCGTTGTTTCGTATTTCGACATGAAGCCTGTTTACACCAAAGTTTCTGGTCGAATAAGTCTATTTTGCACCTGCATTTCAACAAAAATCAACATTTCTGTTGTCTCAGTGTTGGTTTTTGTTAGCATTTGCGCCGACTGACATCATGCGGACCTGCAAAATGATCCAACATTCGGCCAAACACCTGATCATCGGCGGTGGCATTATCGGGTGCTCTATTGCCTACCACCTGACCCGGATGGGGGAAAAGGATGTGGTTCTGCTGGAGCGTGCTGCCCTGACCGAAGGCGCAACCTGGCATGCCGCCGGACTGGTCGGACAGCTGCGCTCGTCCCGCAACACCACCCGCATGCTGAAAAAATCAGTGGAGATGTACGACCGCCTGCAAGACGAAGAGGGCATGCAGTTCGACTGGAAGAAAACCGGGTCCCTCAGACTGGCCGCAACCCGGGAACGCCTTCTGGAAGCAAAACGCCTGGCAACCATGGCGCGCAGCTTCGATCTCGACATGCAGATCATCAGCCCTGAAGAAGCCAGGGACCTGTTTCCGCTGATCGATGCACACGGGCTCGAGGGCGCAGCGTACATTCCCACCGACGGCCATGTCGATCCGGCCTCGCTCTGCCAGGCCGTCGCAGGTGCGGCCAGGCGCCAGGGCGCAGACATCCGTCAGGGTGTCGAAGTGCGGGATTTCACCGTCTCGAACGGCCGGATCACGGCGGTCGAGACAAGTGAAGGGGCCTTCGAAGCGGACACGGTGATCCTGGCCGCCGGCATGTGGAGCCGCGAACTGGGTGCGAAGCTCGGCATTCGCGTCCCCGCCTGCGCGGTCGAACACCAGTATATCGTGACCGAGCCCACTGGAACCGACGTCGGCCATTTTCCGACACTGCGCGACCCGGAGAGACTGGTCTACTACAAGCCGGACGTGGCCGGACGACTGGTCATAGGCGGCTACGAGGAGGATACGCTTCCCTTTGGCGACCATGGCATTCCCGGTGCTTTCGTGCGACAGCTGCTGCCGGAAAACCTGGACCGCTTTCTGCCGCTGGCAGATCTCGCCAGCCAGGTGACGCCCGTCGTCAACGACGTCGGCATCCGCCAGGTCATCAACGGGCCGATCCCCTACTCCGCCGATGGCGATTTCGTCATGGGCTGGCAGCCCGGCTTCGGCAACCTGATGATGGCAACCGGCTTTCTCTATGGGATAGCGGCAGGCGGCGGCGCCGGGGAAATGATCGCCGAATGGGTGGTCGAGGGCCGTCCGTCGCTCGATCTCTGGCCGCTCGATGTGCGCCGCTTCGGACCGCATCACGGTACGCGGACCTTCATGTATCCGCGCGCGGTCGAGCATTACGCCCACCACTACAAGAAACGGTATCCAGGTCAGGAACATGAGAGCGCGCGGCAGCTGCGCCTGTCACCGCTTTACCGGAAGCTGAAGGATCAGGGTGCGGTCTACGGCTCTAAGAACGGCTGGGAACGCCCGCTCTGGTTTGCTCCTGAAGGCGTTGAACCCGTGGACCAGCTGGATTTCCTTGATCCGGGCTGGAAGACATATGCAGCCGAAGAACACAAGGCGGTACGCGAGCGGGTCGGATTGATCGACCAGTCGAGCTTTTCCAAGTTCGAGATTGCCGGGTCCGATGCTCTTGCCGCGTTGCAACGGCTGACCGTTTCCAACATGGACAAGCCGGCCGGCTCGGTCATCTATACGCAAATGTGCAATGACCGCGGCGGCGTCGAAGCGGATGTAACGATCATCCGTCTCGCGCGCGACCGGTTCTACCTCGTGACCGGATCCGGTTTCGGCGTTCACGACAGCGACTGGATCAGGCGCAACCTGCCCGAAAACGCTTCGGTCTATATGACGGAAGTCACCAGCGGATATGCCGTGATCAATATTGTCGGCCCAAGGTCGCGCGACGTGCTGGCTGCTGCATCCGAAAGCGATGTATCAAACGAGGCGATCACGTTCGCGACGATGCGGGAAATTGTTGTCGGTGCCGCCCCCGTCCGGGCAGCCCGCATCGGCTATGTCGGCGAGCTTGGCTACGAACTGCACATTCCGACGGAGTTCGCAGCGCATGTCTATGACACGCTGTGGGCAGCGGGTGGTGCGCACGGCATCGCCAATGTCGGCTACCGCGCCATCGAGAGCCTCAGAATGGAAAAAGGCTACGTCTACTGGTCCGCTGACGTCACCCCGGATTACACGCCGGTCGAGGCGGGTCTCGGCTTCCGGGTACATCTCAAGTCGAAAGGCGACTTTCTCGGACGCGCGGTCCTCGAAGGTCAGAAGACCACGGGCATTGAACGCAGGCTTTGCACATTCGTGACGCCGGAACATCTACCGCTGACCGGCGGGGAGACCATCTTGCTCGGAGATCGTGTCGTCTCCTCCGCAACCTCGGTCGGCTATGGCTGCACGGTGGGCAGGACAATCGTACGCGGCTATCTGGACAAGGCTCACTGGGACTGTTCAGATTTCAGTCTCGAGGTCTTCGGCGAATGCTATCCGGTCACGCAGGCGGAAAGCCCGCTTTATGATCCGGAAAACAGTGCGCTCAAGGGATGAACGGGGGAAACATGACGGAACACGCTGACAAGGTACTCGCCGCCCTGCGCACCGCGCCACAATTTGCTCATGTGACATCAGCACAGCACATAACCCGGCTGGGCGGACTGACCAATCTCGTTCACCGCGTCGACCTCAAGGACCAGTCGGTTATCGTCCGCATTCCGGGAGAAAACACCGAGGAATACATTGATCGCGGCGTGGAAAAGCATAATGCGGAGGCAGCGGCCCGCGCCGGTGTTTCCGCCGAAGTGCTCCATGCCGACGCAGCATCCGGCATCATGATTACCCGCACGATCGAGGCAATCGAGACCATGACGCCCGATCTTTTCAAATCTCGTCATGGCTCACCAGGCCGCGCCGGTGCGGCCCTCGCCCGGCTGCATGCCTCGGGTGAGATTTTTCAGTTCCGCTTCGAACTGTTCTCGATGATTGACGACTATCTCAAGGTTCTGTCCACTAAGGATGTCTCCCTCCCGGACGGCTACGAGGACGTTGTTGCCGCCGCAATGCCCGTCGGTGAAGTATTGGCTGCGGCGGATCTCCCGCTTGCACCCTGCCACTGCGATCCGCTGTGCGAGAATTTCCTGGATGACGGCGAAAGGATGTGGATCGTCGACTGGGAGTATTCCGGCATGAACGATCCGCTCTGGGACCTCGGAGACCTTTCCGTCGAAGCGGGAATGACGGCGGAACAGGATGCGCAGATGCTGCGGGCCTATTTCGGTCGCGAACCGACAGCCGCGGAGACGGGACGTGTGGTGATCTACAAGGCGATGTGCGATCTGCTCTGGACCCTGTGGGGATTGATCCAGCTGGCCGACGACAATCCGGCCGAAGACTTCTGGGCCTACGCCACCGGCCGCTTCGACCGGTGCCGAAACCTGATGCAGGACCCGTCCTTCAACGGGCATGTGGCTGCCGTCAGGGCCGGTTGAGCAGGTCCAGCAGTTGCGCGTGCAATTCGGGTGTCGCCGCCGTGACCGTACGCCCGTCCGATGTCATCGACAGCGGGTTGCTCTGCCAGTCCGTCATGATCCCGCCCGCTGCTGAAACTACAGCCGAGACCGGCAGATAGTCGTAGGGCTGCAGGTCGTAGTCCACGACGGCGTCGGCAAGGCCGCGCGCCACAAGGGCATGCGGATAACAATCGGCCCCCAGCCGGCGCAACTGCCCTGCCCGGACCAGACGCTGAAAAACGTCCGCTTCCGAGACCGCCAGCTTGTCTCCCTCGTTGATGAACAGGCGGGCGTCGTCCAGCGACCGGCAGGAACGCGTCCGGATCGGGGTTCCGTTGCATGAGGCCGGCAGACCTTCACCCCCGGCATAGGCTTCGCCCAGAGCCGGCATGCGGATCACGCCGAGTTTGGGGTGCCCGTCCTCAAGATAGCCGAGCAGCATCCCGAACAGCGGCAATCCGGCAATGAAAGAGCGCGTGCCGTCGATCGGATCGATGATCCACATCGCGGCGCCGTCTCCGGTCCGGCCGAATTCTTCGCCGAAGATCGCTTCGCCCGGGAAGTGATCCAGGAGACTGTCCCGCAGAGACTGTTCGGTTGCCTTGTCGGCCAGGGTCACCGGGCTCTGATCGGCCTTGATTTCGGTCTCGGGATCGTTCCTGAAAAAGGAAAGGCTGACAGCCGCGGCATCTGCCGTGATCTCCAGTGCCTTCTCCAGTCTGGCTGAATAGTCCGGCATCCTCGTGCCCCGCATTTGTGATGTTCTTGTCTGTCGAATGAACACGTAATGCTCAAAATGTATCCAAAATCCACAAAATTCGAAGCCAAATGTTGCTTTTTGTTGATTTATGCTGACAGTCTATGAGGGTGTCGTGCCGAGTTGGCAGCTGCTTACGGGGTCATGCCCGGGCAGTCATGCATTGGCAATTTCAGACGGGGAGAAAAATATGAAGCGCGTTTCATTGGCACTGTCCGCTATGCTGGCTGTCGCGCCTGCGCTCGCAGCCGAATCCAGCGATCCGATCAAGCTCACACTTCATGACTGGTCGGGACAGTTGATCACGACCAAGCTCATGGGAGAAATCCTGAAGGAAGCCGGTTACAACGTCGAAAACGTTCAGGCTGACTACATCGCCCAGTTCGCGGGCCTGAAGACGGGCGACTTGCATGTCGCCATGGAAATCTGGGAAACCACCGGACGCGAGGCGATGGATGAGGCCTTTGCGACGGGTGATGTCGTCAACCTCGGTGAAACCGGTCTGCAGGCGATCGAGGAATGGTGGTATCCCGCCTACATGAAGGAGCGCTGCCCGGGTCTTCCCAACTGGGAAGCTTTGAAGGATTGCGCTGAAGAATTCGCGACCCCCGAAACCGCCCCCTTCGGCCGCTATCTCGGCGGTCCGGTCACCTGGGGCGGCTTTGACGAGGAGCGCGTGGAAGCGCTCGGACTGGACTTCGAAGTGGTCCATGCAGGCACCGATGCAGCCTTGTTCGCAGAGCTTGAAGCGGCCTACCAGCGCCAGGATCCGATCGTGCTCTGGGTCTATGCACCGCACTGGGCACCTGCGAAATATGAGGGCGAATTCGTCGAGTTCCCGCCGTTCTCGCCTGAATGCTACAGCGACCCGTCTGTCGGTGTGAACCCGGACGCGGCCTATGACTGCGGCAAGCCGCGCGGTCCAATCTGGAAAGTCAGCTGGGCGGGCGTTGCCGACAAGTGGCCGGGTGCGGCAAAGGCGATCGAGAATTTCAAGCTCTCCAATGCCGACTATGGCGCCATGGTCACCGAAGTGGATCTCAACGGAAAGTCCGTGGAAGACACGGTTGCGGCCTGGATGGCCGACAACAAGGACACATGGTCGGGCTGGATTGCCAAGTAAGGCCGTTCCATACTTCCTGCACGCAGCAATCCGATCTTGATGCGTGCAGGACACCAGTCCGGATGACTGGCAAGACAGTTTCCCGATAGCGGGAAGAGAACCTCCACCGAGGACTGGATGACGACGCCCGTAATTCTCGATTGCCGGAACGTATGGAAGCTTTACGGACCGCAGGCCGACACGTTTTTGACCTCCAACCCCGCCCCCTCTTCTGCCGATCTGGAAGCTGCGAATCTCATCGGGGCGGTGCGCGCGGTGAACGTGCAAATCCGGAAGGGAGAGATTTTCGTCATCATGGGGCTTTCCGGCTCCGGCAAGTCGACGCTGGTGCGCTGCATGTCACGCCTCGTCGACTCCACG
This region of uncultured Roseibium sp. genomic DNA includes:
- a CDS encoding ABC transporter substrate-binding protein — its product is MKRVSLALSAMLAVAPALAAESSDPIKLTLHDWSGQLITTKLMGEILKEAGYNVENVQADYIAQFAGLKTGDLHVAMEIWETTGREAMDEAFATGDVVNLGETGLQAIEEWWYPAYMKERCPGLPNWEALKDCAEEFATPETAPFGRYLGGPVTWGGFDEERVEALGLDFEVVHAGTDAALFAELEAAYQRQDPIVLWVYAPHWAPAKYEGEFVEFPPFSPECYSDPSVGVNPDAAYDCGKPRGPIWKVSWAGVADKWPGAAKAIENFKLSNADYGAMVTEVDLNGKSVEDTVAAWMADNKDTWSGWIAK